A genomic window from Agreia sp. COWG includes:
- a CDS encoding Gfo/Idh/MocA family protein translates to MRTPDRPLKIAVMSFAHTHARGYIELLKSTPSVSVLTSDPGEHPAAELRGREFAEHLGVDYVDSYDELLAWQPDAVIVTSENARHRADVERAARAGAHILCEKPLATSHDDGVAMLEAAAAAGVILMVAFPVRFASTFARLKAEYDAGQLGQVFSVRGSNNGKLPSEREWFTDPTLSGGGALVDHVVHIADLLEALMGAAPVSVTAVTNQKLHAERARAETAGLVTISYDNGVIAAIDCSWSQPASAPTWGGVSVTVAGTAGTVAVDFFGPRARGLDTATGLPIEAPYGPNFDETLLNTFIDAVCSGEQPQPDGRVGLRTLDIVLAAQESADTGRTVAVASQG, encoded by the coding sequence ATGCGCACCCCCGATCGCCCCCTGAAGATCGCCGTGATGTCGTTCGCCCACACCCACGCGCGTGGCTACATCGAGCTACTCAAGAGCACCCCGAGCGTGAGCGTGCTCACCTCCGACCCGGGAGAGCACCCGGCGGCGGAGCTGCGGGGCCGAGAGTTCGCCGAGCACCTCGGCGTCGACTACGTCGACAGCTACGACGAACTGCTGGCCTGGCAGCCGGATGCCGTGATCGTCACCAGCGAGAACGCCCGCCACCGGGCCGACGTCGAGCGCGCGGCGCGAGCCGGGGCGCACATCCTGTGCGAGAAGCCGCTGGCCACGAGCCACGACGATGGCGTGGCGATGCTCGAGGCGGCAGCCGCCGCCGGCGTCATCCTGATGGTGGCGTTCCCCGTGCGCTTCGCCAGCACCTTCGCCCGACTGAAGGCCGAGTACGACGCCGGCCAGCTCGGCCAGGTGTTCTCGGTTCGAGGCAGCAACAACGGCAAGCTGCCCAGCGAGCGTGAGTGGTTCACCGATCCGACCCTGTCGGGCGGGGGCGCCCTCGTCGACCACGTCGTGCACATCGCCGATCTGCTCGAGGCCCTCATGGGCGCGGCGCCCGTGTCGGTGACCGCCGTCACCAACCAGAAGCTGCACGCCGAACGGGCCCGAGCCGAGACGGCCGGACTCGTCACCATCAGCTACGACAACGGCGTTATCGCCGCCATCGACTGCTCGTGGAGCCAGCCGGCCTCGGCACCCACCTGGGGCGGTGTCTCTGTGACCGTGGCCGGCACGGCCGGCACCGTGGCGGTGGACTTCTTCGGCCCGCGGGCGCGCGGACTCGACACGGCCACCGGCCTTCCGATCGAGGCGCCCTACGGTCCGAACTTCGACGAGACACTGCTGAACACCTTCATCGACGCGGTGTGCTCTGGCGAGCAGCCACAGCCCGACGGCCGGGTGGGGCTGCGCACGCTCGACATCGTGCTCGCCGCCCAGGAGTCGGCCGACACGGGTCGCACGGTCGCCGTCGCCTCGCAGGGCTAG
- a CDS encoding glucosamine-6-phosphate deaminase has product MQVIILPTATEIGDYAADVILRGFAQRPDYVLGVATGSSPLPVYEALERRWVPELARISAFALDEYVGLPYSHPESYHSVIDREVTTRLRLDPAKVHVPDGFADDPVAAAAAYETAIQDAGGIDLQILGIGGSGHIGFNEPTSSFLSRTRVKTLTPETRTDNARFFSSPDQVPLHCMTQGLGTILDARKVLLVASGSKKAAAVARAVEGPLTSMCPGSALQLHPDATVLLDEAAAAELTLTDYYRFVFDNRPDWQR; this is encoded by the coding sequence GTGCAGGTCATCATCCTCCCCACCGCCACCGAGATCGGCGACTACGCCGCCGACGTGATTTTGCGGGGTTTCGCCCAGCGGCCCGACTACGTTCTCGGCGTCGCCACCGGATCGTCTCCGCTGCCCGTCTACGAGGCGCTCGAGCGACGCTGGGTGCCCGAGCTCGCCCGCATCTCGGCCTTCGCCCTCGACGAATACGTGGGGCTGCCGTACTCCCACCCCGAGAGCTATCACTCGGTGATCGACCGCGAGGTCACGACGCGGCTGCGGCTCGACCCCGCCAAGGTGCACGTTCCCGACGGCTTCGCCGACGATCCGGTCGCGGCCGCGGCCGCCTACGAGACAGCGATCCAGGATGCCGGCGGCATCGACCTGCAGATCCTCGGCATCGGCGGCTCCGGCCACATCGGCTTCAACGAGCCGACGTCGTCGTTCCTCAGCCGAACCCGCGTCAAGACCCTCACACCCGAGACGCGCACCGACAATGCCCGCTTCTTCTCGTCGCCCGACCAGGTTCCGCTGCATTGCATGACTCAGGGTCTCGGCACCATCCTCGACGCGCGGAAGGTGCTGCTGGTCGCATCCGGATCGAAGAAGGCCGCGGCCGTCGCCCGTGCCGTCGAGGGCCCGCTCACGAGCATGTGTCCGGGCTCGGCCTTGCAGCTGCACCCGGATGCGACGGTGCTGCTCGACGAGGCCGCCGCGGCCGAGCTGACCCTCACCGACTACTACCGCTTCGTGTTCGACAACCGGCCCGACTGGCAGCGCTGA